The genomic segment GAGCGGGATGCAATCGGATCACCCGTACCAGGAACGCAGGACACCCAGCGGCGCGTATCGCCAGCGGGGGAGGAACCGAGCCGCGTAGACCAGCTCGCGGCACTCCTGCTCGACCTCGAACGGCCGCAGCAGGTCGACATTGAACAGCTCGCTTCGGGCCGAAAGTCTTTCCCGGTACGCCGTGAGCAGCTCATCAGCGGTGCGGCGACCCCAGGCGACCAGCTCGGCGCGGTGCCGGCCGGCCGTGCGCCGGTTCGCGATCTCGGCCACGTGCAGCACGCTCATTCGCAGCTGGGCCACGTCGCGGGCGACCGGTTCGGGCTGCGCGGCCAGTGTCGGATTCCCGTCGAAGTCGATGACCGCGTAGCCGTCCCGCCAACGCAGAATCTGCCCGACGTGCAGGTCGCCGTGCACGTGGATCGCCTTGCCGGGGTGCGCGCGGGCCGGTGAGTCGAGGTCGGCGGCCAGGCGGGGGCGGAGCGAGACGAGCCAGTCGTCGCCGACCTCCGGCAGCCCCGCGACAACCGGGCCCGGCAGCTCGTGCACGCTCGTGGCCGGCGATGTGGTCGCGCTGGTGGTGGGCCACCCGTGCGTGCTTCGGGCCGGCGATTCGTGGGTGCCGGTGGCCACTGCCTCCTCCAGCAGGTCGGCCCAGCCGTCGGCGGGTGGCGCGGGCACGACCGGGTCCGGCAGCAGCGCGGACGGGGTGGCCAGGGCGCAGTGCAGGTCGGCGGCGAGAATGCCCAGGTCGCGGCCGAAGCTCGCGGGCGGGCCGCCGTCGAGCTGGGCCAGCAGGTCGTCGACGCACCAGTCCCAGCCGTCCTGGCCCCCGGGCAGGAACTGGGTCACCAGCGCGACCAGATTGTCGCCGTCGAACAGGGCCGCGTGCGGGGCGGGCATGCTGGTGAAACCGTTGGCGGCCAGGTGGGCCAGCAGCGGGGTGGACCGGTCCGGAGCGGGGGTGCGCATCCACTTGACGACCACTTGTTCACCGACCACAACCGACTCGTTGGTCTGATCGACGGTGATCGGGCGCTCGGTCAGTGAAATGTCAGATTTCACCGGGGTGAAGTGGTGCAGATCGGGGTCATGGTCGAGGACACGGCGGACGAGGTCGGCAGACTCGCCGCTCATGGCGTGGTCCTTGCCGCTCATGGTGCGATCTCCAACGAACACGCGGTCGCCTGCCGGGCGTACGAGAGAATGAGTTCCTCGGCCTCGGCGGCGTCGAGGGTCGGGTGACGGGCGACGATCCGATACCCGTACGCGTCCTCGAGCGCGACCAGGTTGCGGCCGATCGTCTGGGAATCCGTGGCCAGCGTGAACACGCCGCGCGCGGCGCCCTGCTCCAGGATCGTCTGATACATCGACACCTGACGGTCGAACAGCGTGGTCAGCAGGGCCGCGTACACCCGGTTGCGCCCGGCCGACCCGCCCAGCTCGCAGAGCAGGCGGACGTCGGCGTCGTCGGCGTCGACGGGCAGGCCCGACCGGATCGTGACGACCAGTTTTTCTACCGGGTCGGTGAGCCCGTCGATCCGGCGCATCCGTTCGGCGTAGAAGCGCTCCATGCCGGCCTGGTTGGCCTCCAGGAGCAGGTCGCTGAGATCGGGGTAGTGGTAGAGCACGGCGCCCGACGTCAGCCCGGCCTCCTCGGCGACCTGGTTGAGCAGCACCCCGCCCGGGCCGTGCTGGATCATCGCGCGGCGGGCCGCCTCGACGAGGTCCGCCCGGCGCTCGCTGCGCTTCTTCCGGGTTGCCAACGTGTTTCCGTTTCACTTGATCGTCAACTGTCGCCGACAACCATAGGCTCAGGGTATTGACCTTACGCAAGAGCGCTTGTTGAATTGCCGTTCAACAACGGCTGGGGAGGTCGGCAATGCCTCTGACGGTTCTGTTCATGCCCGAGAGCGCGTACGGGCCGACCAACAACTGCATCGGGATCGGTGACGTGCTGCGCCGCCGGGGCCACCGCGTGGTCTTCGCCGCCGAGGCCTCCTGGGCGGGCAAGCTGACCGCGCTGGGCTTCTCCGAAGACCTGGTGCACCTGGCCCCCGAGCCGGACACCCCGCAGGACGCCGGGCAGTTCTGGAAGGACTTCATCCGCGACACCGCCCCCGAGTTCCGCAAACCCACGATCGAGCAGCTCGACACGTGGGTCAAGCCGGTCTGGCAGGAGCTGATCGACGGGGCCAAGTACTGCCAGCCGACGCTCACCGAGATCATCGCGCGGGTCCGGCCGGACGTGATCGTCGAGGACAACGTGGTCGCGTTCCCGGCGCTCAACACGGCCGGCGTGCCGTTCGTGCGGATCGTGTCGTGCAACCCGCTCGAGGTGAAAGGCCCGGACATCGCGCCCGTGTTCAGCGGTTACGCGGCCGGCGACCGTACGGGATGGGAGGAATTCCGCGCCGAGTACGACCGGACGCACCGTCCGATGTGGGAGGCGTTCAACGCGTGGGTCGTCGAGCAGGGCGCGCCTGCGCTGCCCGACCTGGAGTTCATCCACGACGGCGATCTCAACCTCTACGTGTATCCAGAGGCGCTGGACTACACGTCGGCGCGGCCGCTGGGGGACACGTGGCAGCGACTCGAGTCGTCCGTACGGGAAACCGACTCGTCCTACTCGTTGCCTCCTGATTTCTCCGACGGCAGCAAGATCATTTACTTCAGTCTGGGCTCGCTCGGCTCGGCCGACGTGGACCTGATGCGCCGGGTGATCGCCGCGCTGGCCGAGACCGAGCACAAGTACATCGTGTCCAAGGGGCCGCTGCACTCCGAGTTCGAGCTGGCCGACAACATGATCGGCGCCGAGTTCCTGCCCCAGACCAGCATCCTGCCGCTGGTCGACCTGGTGATAACCCATGGCGGCAACAACACGACGACCGAGGCCATGCACTTCGGCAAACCGATGATCGTGCTGCCGCTGTTCTGGGACCAGTACGACAACGCGCAGCGCGTGCACGAGACCGGCTTCGGCGTGCGGCTGGACCCGTACCGGTTCACCCCGGACGAGATGCGCGCGGCGATC from the Paractinoplanes abujensis genome contains:
- a CDS encoding TetR/AcrR family transcriptional regulator: MATRKKRSERRADLVEAARRAMIQHGPGGVLLNQVAEEAGLTSGAVLYHYPDLSDLLLEANQAGMERFYAERMRRIDGLTDPVEKLVVTIRSGLPVDADDADVRLLCELGGSAGRNRVYAALLTTLFDRQVSMYQTILEQGAARGVFTLATDSQTIGRNLVALEDAYGYRIVARHPTLDAAEAEELILSYARQATACSLEIAP
- a CDS encoding glycosyltransferase, whose protein sequence is MPLTVLFMPESAYGPTNNCIGIGDVLRRRGHRVVFAAEASWAGKLTALGFSEDLVHLAPEPDTPQDAGQFWKDFIRDTAPEFRKPTIEQLDTWVKPVWQELIDGAKYCQPTLTEIIARVRPDVIVEDNVVAFPALNTAGVPFVRIVSCNPLEVKGPDIAPVFSGYAAGDRTGWEEFRAEYDRTHRPMWEAFNAWVVEQGAPALPDLEFIHDGDLNLYVYPEALDYTSARPLGDTWQRLESSVRETDSSYSLPPDFSDGSKIIYFSLGSLGSADVDLMRRVIAALAETEHKYIVSKGPLHSEFELADNMIGAEFLPQTSILPLVDLVITHGGNNTTTEAMHFGKPMIVLPLFWDQYDNAQRVHETGFGVRLDPYRFTPDEMRAAIDRLLNDAGLASRLATVSASIRSADGLRLAADAIEKLGAVRA